A stretch of the uncultured Desulfobacter sp. genome encodes the following:
- a CDS encoding LysE/ArgO family amino acid transporter: MMTPFFQGLGTGGGLIVAIGAQNAFILSQGVRKNHPLIIAAICIFCDVLFITLGVAGIGAAVSTSVILSRLTAWGGTVFLFLYGFQAFKSAMGNKSLNEANQGHLSLKTVIISTLAVTLLNPHFYLDTVVLIGSIASRFPHSERFYFWAGSVTASTLWFISLTIGARVFSPIFKNPLSWRILDTVIGLTLWIIAFSLTRYAMTL, translated from the coding sequence ATGATGACACCCTTTTTCCAGGGCCTGGGTACAGGAGGCGGTCTCATTGTGGCTATTGGTGCTCAAAACGCATTTATACTTTCCCAGGGCGTCCGCAAAAATCATCCCCTGATTATTGCTGCAATCTGTATCTTTTGTGATGTCCTGTTTATTACATTAGGGGTTGCAGGTATCGGCGCTGCAGTTTCAACATCGGTTATTTTGTCACGGCTGACGGCCTGGGGCGGTACGGTATTTTTGTTTTTATACGGATTTCAGGCGTTCAAATCGGCTATGGGTAACAAAAGTCTTAACGAAGCGAATCAGGGCCATCTGTCCCTTAAAACGGTTATTATATCAACATTGGCCGTTACCCTTCTAAATCCCCATTTTTACCTTGATACCGTTGTCTTGATCGGAAGCATAGCAAGCCGATTTCCCCACAGCGAAAGATTTTACTTCTGGGCCGGAAGTGTCACAGCTTCGACCCTGTGGTTCATCAGTCTGACTATTGGGGCAAGGGTGTTTTCGCCAATATTTAAGAATCCATTGTCTTGGCGAATTCTTGATACAGTCATTGGCTTGACCTTGTGGATTATTGCATTTTCCCTAACCCGGTATGCCATGACGTTATAA
- the rsmA gene encoding 16S rRNA (adenine(1518)-N(6)/adenine(1519)-N(6))-dimethyltransferase RsmA, whose translation MTHPGELLKKNGLYAGKELGQNFLSNPATAQMIVDRTGVDKETTVLEIGPGLGAITLPLAKACNKVVAIEKDRRIIPVLEKELADEGIDNVTIINQNVLKTDIKEIAGTEKLVVVGNLPYNISSQILFRLITIRQVVTHAFLMFQKELAQRLLSSAGTKDYSRLSAVVQYASKISRVADIGPNNFFPRPDVDSTVLRFDFFKTEGMEEEDEILLFGVIKAAFSKRRKTLHNAMSGGELGLTKKIVGIALENAGIDPSRRAETLDVQEFISLSKAVGKVRYQS comes from the coding sequence ATGACGCATCCTGGGGAGTTGTTAAAGAAAAACGGGTTATATGCCGGAAAAGAGTTGGGGCAAAACTTTTTGTCCAACCCGGCGACGGCCCAGATGATTGTGGATAGAACCGGAGTTGATAAAGAAACCACAGTGCTTGAAATAGGCCCAGGACTGGGTGCGATCACCCTGCCTTTGGCAAAGGCCTGTAATAAGGTTGTGGCCATTGAAAAAGACCGCCGCATCATTCCGGTGCTTGAAAAAGAATTGGCTGATGAGGGAATAGACAATGTTACAATAATCAATCAAAACGTTTTAAAGACCGATATAAAGGAAATTGCCGGAACAGAAAAACTTGTGGTGGTCGGTAACCTGCCATACAATATTTCTTCCCAAATTCTTTTTCGACTGATTACAATCCGGCAGGTTGTAACACATGCATTTTTAATGTTTCAAAAAGAACTTGCCCAACGCCTTCTTTCATCTGCCGGTACCAAAGATTATTCAAGGCTTTCCGCGGTGGTTCAATATGCGTCTAAAATCAGCCGGGTTGCAGATATCGGGCCCAATAATTTTTTTCCCAGGCCGGATGTGGATTCCACGGTCCTTCGATTTGATTTCTTTAAAACCGAAGGCATGGAAGAAGAGGATGAAATATTGCTGTTCGGTGTAATTAAGGCAGCATTCTCCAAACGGAGAAAGACCCTTCACAATGCCATGTCCGGCGGAGAACTGGGCTTAACAAAAAAAATCGTGGGGATTGCCCTTGAAAACGCCGGCATTGATCCCTCACGGCGGGCTGAAACCTTAGATGTACAGGAGTTTATAAGCCTGTCAAAGGCGGTGGGAAAGGTTCGTTATCAATCATGA
- a CDS encoding LysR family transcriptional regulator ArgP, producing the protein MFDYKLIEAMAEVIRQGGFEKAAARMCLTQSAVSQRVRQLEEQAGQILLTRSVPPAVTDAGKWFLAHYLQVRHLEEDLANRTAFGRDPKPVTLSVGVNADSLATWFPKAVAPLLEDGTLMLDIRVDDQEQTHKLLKSGTVCGCISTLDRAIQGCRIFEIGTVAYKLLCTPAFARRWFLSGVTLEAISKAPAIIFNQKDELHDKTLKNVFHTVPKDMPVTYVPSSETFVDFIAMGLGYGVVPMAQGGHLMEKGILVPLIDGLTIDIRLFWHCWNLKSPLLESFTKALLDQSSKNLNAFVNSDWMH; encoded by the coding sequence ATGTTTGATTATAAGCTTATAGAGGCGATGGCTGAAGTTATCCGACAGGGTGGGTTTGAAAAGGCGGCAGCACGAATGTGCCTGACCCAGTCCGCCGTGTCCCAGCGGGTGAGACAACTTGAAGAGCAGGCCGGACAGATATTGCTGACCCGTTCGGTTCCCCCTGCCGTGACAGATGCCGGGAAATGGTTCCTTGCCCACTATTTACAGGTCAGGCATCTGGAAGAGGATTTGGCAAACCGGACAGCCTTTGGACGTGATCCTAAACCTGTAACCCTGTCCGTGGGGGTAAATGCCGACAGTCTGGCCACATGGTTTCCAAAAGCCGTTGCACCTCTGCTGGAAGACGGGACATTAATGCTGGACATCCGGGTGGACGACCAGGAACAGACCCACAAACTTTTAAAAAGCGGCACCGTATGCGGTTGCATCAGCACCCTTGACCGGGCCATTCAGGGATGCCGGATTTTTGAGATCGGCACCGTGGCATACAAACTGTTATGTACTCCAGCTTTTGCCCGTCGCTGGTTTTTAAGCGGGGTAACCCTTGAGGCTATATCAAAGGCGCCGGCCATAATTTTCAACCAAAAGGATGAGTTGCACGATAAAACACTTAAAAATGTTTTTCATACCGTGCCAAAGGATATGCCTGTGACCTATGTACCCTCGTCGGAAACCTTTGTGGATTTTATTGCCATGGGCCTTGGGTACGGTGTGGTGCCGATGGCCCAGGGCGGTCACCTGATGGAAAAAGGCATTTTAGTCCCTCTGATTGACGGTCTGACAATTGATATCCGGCTCTTCTGGCATTGCTGGAATTTAAAATCTCCTTTGCTTGAATCCTTTACAAAAGCCCTGCTGGATCAAAGCAGTAAAAACCTTAATGCGTTCGTCAATTCCGATTGGATGCATTAA
- a CDS encoding ribose-phosphate pyrophosphokinase has protein sequence MTDNLKIFSGGSNPDLAIEICGHIGIALSPMETSRFSNDNLFVQIKESVREKDVFVVQSLTTPVSDHLMELMITIDALRSASARRITAVIPYYSYARSDKKDAPRISIAARLVADLLKTAGADRVLTMDLHADAVHGFFSIPVDHLTFMPTICDYFAGLLNLSKVVVVATDAGGAKRAGRFAKRLDTSLAIIDKRRLSDSNVQQGLVVGNVKGLDAIVFDDEISTGGTLVSTVDTLKRAGAGKVYVGATHPVLCGQAVENLSQTFVSEIVVANTVHIPAEKQFPQLRSLSVAPLFARAIKHIHTGESVSALFKP, from the coding sequence ATGACAGACAATTTAAAAATATTTTCTGGTGGATCCAATCCGGATCTGGCAATAGAAATCTGTGGACATATCGGAATAGCCTTAAGTCCTATGGAAACCTCCCGGTTTTCAAATGACAATTTGTTTGTTCAGATTAAGGAAAGTGTCAGGGAAAAAGATGTTTTTGTGGTGCAATCTTTAACCACGCCTGTTAGTGATCACCTCATGGAATTGATGATTACCATAGATGCTTTGCGTAGCGCATCTGCCAGACGAATTACTGCTGTTATCCCCTATTATTCATATGCCCGCTCAGATAAAAAGGATGCGCCAAGAATTTCCATTGCTGCCCGTCTGGTGGCGGATCTTTTAAAAACTGCTGGTGCTGACAGGGTGTTGACCATGGATCTGCATGCCGATGCCGTGCATGGATTCTTCAGCATTCCCGTTGATCATTTAACATTCATGCCCACTATTTGTGATTATTTTGCAGGGCTTCTAAATTTATCGAAGGTAGTGGTGGTGGCCACGGATGCCGGTGGGGCTAAAAGAGCAGGCCGGTTTGCAAAACGTCTGGATACTTCCCTTGCTATCATTGACAAACGTCGGCTTAGTGATTCCAATGTTCAGCAGGGGTTGGTTGTGGGGAACGTAAAGGGGCTGGATGCTATCGTTTTTGATGATGAAATATCCACAGGGGGAACTCTGGTCAGCACCGTTGATACATTGAAACGGGCTGGTGCTGGTAAGGTTTATGTTGGTGCGACCCATCCAGTGCTTTGCGGTCAGGCGGTAGAAAATTTAAGTCAAACCTTTGTATCCGAGATTGTGGTCGCCAACACGGTACATATTCCTGCAGAAAAACAATTTCCCCAGCTTAGATCTTTGTCCGTGGCTCCGCTTTTTGCCCGGGCTATTAAGCATATTCATACTGGGGAGAGTGTATCAGCCCTTTTCAAACCGTAA
- a CDS encoding radical SAM protein: MKKQTVAFSRQSTNLFFHILTRCNLRCAHCYINREQHGNNTLSLDTIKQWLGIFSSKVKDTNLILLGGEPTLHPDLASVVGMAGSMGFKSITIDTNGFLFHNILDKITPDQIDFFSFSLDGVTKETNDAIRGEGCFDAVMSGISKAVEKGFTCSMIYTVSEKNIHEVKRLPELVKDLGISRFFIQVVGLRGETENTDARHQVSKSIWQETIPKTAEQIAKQGIIVTYPKVFLTHDETFECAANVADNYFIFPNGRVYQCPLCEDFAFHSYDIINNELTPRPKINETNFFSLQIPEGCVMNKLIQPGNLSYDDNGFPRYKIACCMLKEELQP, translated from the coding sequence ATGAAAAAACAAACCGTTGCGTTTTCAAGACAGAGCACCAATCTGTTCTTCCACATACTGACACGCTGTAATCTGCGCTGTGCCCACTGCTATATCAACCGGGAACAGCACGGAAACAACACCCTTTCACTGGATACGATCAAACAGTGGCTCGGCATCTTTTCTTCAAAAGTAAAGGATACAAATCTTATTCTTTTAGGTGGCGAACCCACACTTCATCCGGATCTTGCCTCGGTTGTAGGCATGGCCGGATCCATGGGATTCAAATCCATCACCATTGATACCAACGGTTTTTTATTTCACAACATCCTGGACAAAATCACACCGGATCAAATCGATTTTTTTTCATTTTCTCTGGACGGTGTCACCAAAGAGACCAATGACGCCATCAGAGGAGAGGGATGTTTTGATGCCGTCATGTCAGGTATCAGCAAAGCCGTTGAAAAAGGGTTCACCTGCTCCATGATCTATACGGTTTCTGAAAAAAACATCCATGAGGTCAAAAGGCTTCCGGAACTGGTAAAGGATCTTGGGATTTCAAGATTTTTTATCCAGGTGGTGGGTCTGCGGGGGGAAACGGAAAATACCGATGCAAGACACCAGGTATCCAAATCAATCTGGCAGGAGACCATTCCCAAAACGGCGGAACAGATTGCAAAACAAGGGATTATCGTTACCTATCCAAAGGTGTTCCTTACCCATGACGAAACCTTTGAATGTGCGGCCAATGTAGCGGACAACTATTTTATTTTCCCCAACGGACGGGTGTACCAGTGTCCTTTATGCGAAGATTTTGCATTTCATTCCTATGACATAATAAATAATGAACTGACACCTCGCCCAAAAATCAATGAAACAAATTTTTTCTCTTTGCAGATTCCCGAAGGGTGTGTAATGAATAAATTAATACAGCCGGGAAATCTATCTTACGATGATAACGGATTCCCCCGCTATAAAATTGCCTGTTGTATGCTCAAGGAAGAACTTCAGCCTTAA
- a CDS encoding HD domain-containing phosphohydrolase, which produces MIESRISIDKLIEIVRQGGRVKTGVDVYDRNGTLLLAKDVMVDKTKPLKIVRNNGLRHVPVASNGGVFDASGNKIDMGSTGLPDPLPASFFDTEPVKTQNVTERLKEILELRRLAESISVKAQAIIKNAVNQIRQTQGEFDVDAVSEQASELASFAEQDHHPFAYAPREWFFYDDYFYNHATNVCALGSQVLHRFNNAFSKIMEKSLWSSPALAGNKSSGMFSYYYPEEIDEMTFGLFIYDLGKSMVPEDILNKTSTLNKDEINMLRRHANDFGFTVIEKNHLGSTVLSNMIRYHHGPLYEGEPGCYPAGLEYGMMPPYVKICKLMDIYDAMISKRSYQDAVNQVAAVTGLFRNYVHKDPILQFILHAFVKTVGLYPPGSIVFLKSGQLAYVLENEGPLVLPFTDKNQVPLKSKPDPFNAGKQTGVLAIDSDRSVRQPKKIWDCLPAFIREIALPKDQVAAAVAAISTI; this is translated from the coding sequence ATGATTGAATCAAGAATTTCCATAGATAAGCTCATTGAGATTGTCCGCCAGGGCGGCCGGGTTAAAACCGGAGTGGACGTCTATGACAGAAACGGTACGCTGCTTTTAGCTAAAGATGTAATGGTGGATAAGACAAAGCCGCTGAAAATTGTTCGGAACAACGGTCTTCGGCATGTACCGGTGGCAAGCAATGGCGGTGTATTTGACGCATCCGGTAATAAAATAGACATGGGATCCACCGGTCTGCCCGACCCATTGCCTGCTTCATTTTTTGATACGGAACCTGTCAAAACCCAAAACGTAACCGAACGGCTTAAAGAAATCCTGGAATTACGCAGACTTGCAGAATCCATAAGTGTCAAAGCCCAGGCCATCATAAAAAATGCTGTGAACCAAATCCGTCAGACACAGGGAGAGTTTGATGTGGATGCCGTATCAGAACAGGCATCGGAACTTGCATCATTTGCCGAACAGGATCATCACCCCTTTGCCTATGCACCAAGGGAGTGGTTTTTCTATGATGACTATTTTTACAACCATGCCACCAATGTCTGCGCTTTGGGCTCCCAGGTATTGCACCGGTTCAATAACGCCTTTTCCAAAATAATGGAAAAATCACTTTGGTCATCGCCGGCACTCGCGGGTAATAAATCTTCCGGAATGTTTTCCTATTACTACCCCGAAGAGATAGATGAGATGACCTTTGGCTTGTTCATCTATGATCTGGGAAAATCCATGGTGCCGGAAGATATTTTAAACAAGACATCAACTTTGAACAAAGATGAAATTAATATGCTGCGCCGGCACGCCAATGACTTTGGATTTACTGTAATTGAAAAGAACCATCTGGGCAGTACTGTGCTCAGTAACATGATCCGGTATCATCATGGACCACTGTATGAGGGAGAACCCGGATGTTATCCTGCAGGATTGGAGTACGGGATGATGCCGCCCTATGTCAAAATATGCAAACTGATGGACATCTATGACGCCATGATTTCCAAACGCAGTTACCAGGATGCCGTTAACCAGGTTGCTGCGGTCACCGGCCTGTTCCGCAATTATGTGCACAAAGATCCCATCCTACAATTTATTCTCCATGCGTTTGTGAAAACCGTAGGGCTCTATCCGCCGGGCAGTATTGTTTTTCTCAAAAGCGGACAATTGGCATATGTTCTTGAAAACGAGGGTCCTCTTGTTCTTCCTTTTACAGACAAAAACCAGGTTCCTTTGAAATCCAAACCGGATCCTTTTAACGCCGGCAAACAGACCGGGGTTCTTGCCATTGACAGTGATAGAAGCGTTAGGCAGCCCAAAAAAATATGGGACTGTCTGCCTGCATTCATCAGAGAAATAGCCCTGCCCAAAGATCAGGTAGCAGCAGCCGTTGCCGCAATTTCAACCATCTAA
- the rdgC gene encoding recombination-associated protein RdgC — protein MGLISSTHSISRYYIDGAFPDGTAEGVRQGLIENAFPEIENEYDEISAGWTPLETPYKPDFQSASFLFGTYFAFSLRIDKKSIPAKLIQKHMVIETEKKKKESGRPFISKNEKAEIKEMVIDILMHKTPFIPNIYDVLWDYEQKSLILFSTQKAANELFETLFFKSFDHKPIRIFPYTIVEKLGSFSSDKKDRILALSPLNMKGV, from the coding sequence ATGGGATTGATATCTTCCACCCATTCCATCAGCCGTTATTATATTGACGGTGCATTTCCTGACGGTACTGCAGAGGGTGTTCGCCAGGGACTGATTGAAAACGCTTTCCCTGAAATTGAAAACGAATACGATGAAATTTCAGCCGGATGGACACCTCTTGAAACCCCCTATAAACCAGACTTTCAATCCGCTTCATTTCTATTCGGCACCTATTTTGCTTTTTCCCTGCGCATTGATAAAAAATCAATCCCGGCTAAACTGATCCAGAAACATATGGTCATTGAAACAGAAAAAAAAAAGAAAGAAAGCGGCAGACCTTTTATCTCAAAAAATGAAAAAGCTGAAATAAAAGAAATGGTTATTGATATCCTGATGCATAAAACGCCATTTATTCCAAATATTTACGATGTGTTATGGGATTATGAACAAAAAAGTTTAATTTTGTTTTCCACCCAGAAAGCCGCCAATGAACTGTTTGAAACCCTGTTTTTCAAATCCTTTGATCATAAACCCATCAGAATATTTCCCTATACAATCGTGGAAAAGCTGGGCAGTTTTTCAAGTGATAAAAAAGACCGGATATTGGCACTATCACCCCTAAATATGAAAGGTGTATGA
- a CDS encoding acetate--CoA ligase family protein: MKKYPLNFDQSATLLSQYGILPSGKQIYCLEDALKTAEKIGYPVVVKALCEKIIHKSDQGAVRLNLKNPDELTCAIKSIEKLMGGFSIEKKEGLLVQKMLDKGFELLVGARQDPGFGPITMVGIGGIFVELFADAAPGIGVLTRQDVKRMLKKTRAGKVLDGFRGQVYDKEAIIDLTIRVSRLMAENPDICELDLNPVIVHENGYAIVDTRLIKDPDFVSPSRQRISDWKRKSVDAIFKAESVAVVGASRPGTQGGVILKNCMKIKKLYPVHPKLKTIHGLTCYQNLNDLPEVPDICVFAVNSEITVLIFEQFCKLGGKGAIIFSDGFAEIGRLDLKKKLINLSEKYKVAFIGPNCMGVIDNYSGLNTNYIPVQRSVPVTPSNCVGVISQSGGIGLELLEMLGADRQNIGKWVSIGNAAVCGVPEILSHMGDDPRIKIIAVYLEGVADGLKLLQVGKKVAEKKPVVIIKGGMGGGAQAALSHTASLAGSHNAFKACCDQAGFYLIEELTEDPKIMVNILSILTSQPKTYGNRIAVISVGGGAGILLADQVTQEGMALSKFTCETKQKLKKLIERDLKPDLSAVKDKILSNLGGNPIDLLGNCRDERLLEAIKIVDQDPNTDVIIAAIYLQVPLLSEYLPERLVELKQELTKPLIVSPRGFSEYVDRCRTFMADKKLHTYTVPMIKPLRIALEIWKKYKINFLD; this comes from the coding sequence ATGAAAAAGTATCCGTTGAATTTCGACCAAAGTGCAACGCTTTTATCCCAATATGGTATTTTACCTTCCGGAAAACAGATCTACTGCCTTGAAGATGCGTTAAAAACTGCTGAAAAAATTGGTTATCCAGTAGTTGTCAAAGCACTTTGTGAAAAAATCATTCATAAATCCGACCAGGGCGCTGTGCGGCTGAATCTAAAAAATCCAGATGAACTGACCTGCGCAATAAAATCAATCGAAAAACTTATGGGCGGTTTCTCTATAGAAAAAAAAGAGGGGCTGCTTGTCCAAAAGATGTTGGACAAAGGATTTGAACTTCTTGTGGGTGCCAGACAGGACCCGGGGTTTGGTCCCATCACCATGGTGGGTATCGGTGGCATTTTTGTGGAACTGTTCGCAGATGCGGCACCAGGCATTGGCGTGCTCACCCGACAGGATGTGAAACGTATGCTTAAAAAGACCCGGGCCGGTAAAGTTTTGGACGGATTCAGAGGTCAGGTATATGACAAAGAAGCCATTATAGATCTGACCATTCGTGTATCCAGATTAATGGCGGAAAATCCAGATATATGCGAGCTGGATTTAAATCCGGTGATTGTTCATGAAAATGGATATGCCATTGTTGATACACGATTGATTAAAGATCCTGATTTCGTTTCACCATCCCGGCAACGGATCAGTGACTGGAAGCGCAAAAGTGTGGATGCCATATTTAAAGCCGAATCTGTGGCAGTTGTGGGTGCTTCCCGGCCGGGGACCCAAGGTGGTGTTATTCTAAAAAACTGCATGAAAATAAAAAAACTCTACCCGGTTCACCCAAAACTGAAAACTATCCATGGATTGACCTGTTATCAAAACCTTAACGATCTGCCCGAGGTACCGGATATCTGCGTCTTTGCGGTAAATTCAGAAATAACTGTCTTGATTTTTGAACAGTTCTGCAAGCTCGGCGGCAAAGGCGCCATTATTTTCAGTGACGGATTTGCAGAAATAGGCCGCTTGGATCTCAAAAAAAAGCTTATAAACTTAAGTGAAAAGTATAAGGTGGCATTTATCGGCCCCAATTGCATGGGGGTAATTGATAATTATTCAGGGCTGAATACCAACTACATCCCGGTGCAGCGGTCTGTTCCCGTTACCCCGTCCAATTGCGTGGGCGTAATATCCCAAAGCGGCGGCATCGGACTTGAACTGCTTGAGATGCTTGGGGCGGACCGTCAAAACATAGGTAAATGGGTATCCATCGGTAATGCCGCCGTATGTGGGGTACCTGAAATACTATCCCACATGGGAGATGATCCCAGAATTAAAATCATCGCCGTCTACCTGGAAGGTGTGGCAGACGGACTCAAATTGCTGCAGGTGGGAAAAAAGGTGGCAGAGAAAAAACCGGTGGTGATTATTAAAGGCGGCATGGGAGGCGGGGCCCAGGCAGCCTTATCTCATACGGCATCTCTTGCCGGTTCCCATAATGCATTCAAGGCCTGCTGCGATCAGGCTGGTTTTTATCTGATCGAAGAACTCACAGAAGATCCTAAAATTATGGTCAATATATTGTCCATTCTTACCAGCCAGCCCAAAACATACGGCAACCGGATTGCCGTAATCAGTGTCGGGGGCGGGGCCGGTATTCTCTTGGCGGATCAGGTCACACAGGAGGGAATGGCCCTGTCGAAATTTACCTGTGAAACCAAACAAAAACTTAAAAAACTGATCGAAAGAGATCTCAAACCAGACCTGTCGGCAGTAAAAGACAAAATATTAAGCAATTTAGGCGGCAACCCCATTGATCTTCTGGGTAACTGTCGGGATGAACGACTCCTTGAAGCCATTAAAATCGTAGACCAGGATCCAAATACGGATGTGATTATCGCAGCCATCTACCTGCAGGTGCCCCTTTTAAGTGAATACCTGCCCGAGCGCCTGGTGGAACTTAAACAGGAACTGACCAAGCCTTTGATCGTATCCCCCAGGGGATTTTCTGAATACGTGGACCGGTGCAGAACCTTTATGGCAGACAAAAAGCTGCATACCTACACCGTCCCAATGATTAAACCTTTGCGCATTGCTCTGGAAATCTGGAAAAAATATAAGATAAACTTTCTTGATTGA